DNA sequence from the Alkaliphilus metalliredigens QYMF genome:
TTATCTATTGGAACCAAAACAGCCAATAACTCAATTTGACTACTGTGTCCAGAAATTTTATAGTATTGGGTTTGCCCTCTTCTAGCCTGGTTTAAATGTTCGCTAGGAATGAAATTAGCTCGACCTATTCTGATGAGCCCCTCTTGATAAATAATTTGATCCTGCTCATCAATAATCAGCACTCGACCATTAATCTCCTCGACAACATTTCTAATGTAAATTACCATTTCTTCACTCGTACCGTCTTCTTGAATTTGTCTGTCAATTTTTGTTCCGTACGCCTCCATACCCTGTACTTTCTGATAAATATAATAGTGGCTCAATAACTGACTTTGTAATAACCAAAAAATACCATTAACAATTAATGTAAATAGTAGAAAAAGCAAAAGTAATTTTATAAAAATGGATTGCTTTTTCACTTTGTCACCTCAAACCGATACCCTAGCCCTCGGACAGTTTTAATCTGCTCTCCCATTTCCTTCAATTTATGTCTTAACCGCTTCACATGAGTATCCACTGTTCTCAAATCACCATAATAATCATATCCCCAAACTCCATCTAAAATTACTTCTCTAGATAGCGCTTGGTTTTGATTATGGAGGAAAATTAAAAGCAGATCATATTCCTTAGGAGTTAACATAAGACGTTCACCTTGTAAAAAGACTTGGTGCCCTTTTTTATCTACCTTCAATCCTTGTACTATCAAAGTTTCTGTTGATAACTGGCGATTACTTCGCTTTAATAAAGCCTTCACTCTAGCCACCAGTTCCTTTACACTAAAAGGTTTTGTCATATAATCATCCACCCCTAAATCAAACCCAAAGAGTTTATCATGTTCTTCACTTCGCGCTGTTAATATTAATATAGGCACATTACTCTTTTCCCGTATTCTTTTACAAATTGTCCAACCATCATACTCCGGAAGCATAATATCCACAATAATCAGGTCGTACTGCTCCTCTTCCCATAATACCAAGGCCTCTTTACCATCAGCTGCTTCAATTACGCTGACCATTTCCTTTTTTAAATAAGTTGCCACCAATTTTCTTAAGTTTTTTTCATCCTCTACTAAAAGAATCCGACTTCCTACCATAACCTTCACCTCTTTTGATCTTCACATTATTTTTATACCGTTCTAGCTTTCCCCATATCTATTATACTAACAAAATGTGACAGTTTTGTGGCAAAGATTTCGTGTCCTTCAGTCTACTTTTATCAACTATCATCTACATAAAAAAAGCGTCTCCGACGCTTTCGCTAGGGAAACCTAGTTTCCCTTCGACGACGACAAAGTCGTCTGAGCACCCTTCTGACTACGGAAGGGGAATACTTCCCCTTTCAACCCCTGTTTTTTATATAATTAGGAAAGTAGAACTTACCTATTATATAAAAAAAGTAGTGATATTTTAATTTATCACTACTCTTTCTGGATGTTTATATTCAAATATTTTACTTTTTAGAAAATACATAATATGTCGTTATCGACATTTATTAATGGCTTATAACTCATAAGCAATAATCGCAGCCCCAATAGCCCCAATAAATTGGGAAAGATCAGATACTTGAATTTCTACTCCCAGCTTGTCACTTAAGTATTTTTTAAGTAATGGGTTTTGAGAAACACCTCCTGAAAAAAACACCTGATCTTCTGCACCTACTCGACTCACTAAGGAATAGGTTTTATTACATACAGATTGTAATAATCCTGCAGCAATACTTTCCTTTGAAGCACCTTCAGCCATCAAACTAATGACCTCTGATTCAGCAAAAACAGTACACATACTATTAATGTTCTCAGGCTTTGCATCTCCTGCTGTTTCAGAGAGTTGACTCACATCCATTTCCATGGTATTGGCCATGACCTGCAAAAAACGCCCTGTTCCAGCTGCACATTTATCATTCATTAGAAAATCCATTACCAATCCGCTTTCATTTAGTCGAATGACCTTGCTATCCTGTCCCCCAATATCAATCACGGTTCTAATTTCAGGGTTAATAAAATGTGCCCCTCTCCCATGACAAGTAATTTCAGTTACCTTTTTATTAATAAAATCCAACGAAACACGGCCATAGCCAGTTCCAACAATGGCATGAACTTCATCTAGCGTAAGTTGGCTTTTGTTCAAAATTTCCTCTAATAGCCGGTTTCCTGACTCCTTAGGACTCCATCCAGTTGGAATGATTGCTGTTGCCATGATTTTCTCTCCATTAAAGGCCACAGCTTTTGCCGCCACGGATCCCACATCAATTCCAATACTAATCAATTTATCACGTCCTTCTCAAATGAGACTTAATCTAAAGGGAGTCTTAGTACGACATCGAAGTTCCACTCCTTAACCAGTGACCGTAACCCCCAATGTTTCTAAGAAGGCTTCTATCCTTACCTTTAATTGTCCTACATCTGAATCCGAATAATCTGTTTCGATTTGAGTAAAGGCAAGTCCTAATTCTTCTTTGACATATTTTTTCACAGTGAAGGATTCAATATTGTATGTATGACAGGCTTGCCACGTTAGATCTACCACAGCATCCACTTGATACTCCGCTGCCATTCTTTTAATTAAATCCAATCTACCATTGTTGTTATTCATACAAGAGCAAGGAGTAGATAAATACTTTTCTGCTAAAGCAAGCATTGGTTCTTTATGTTCATCTACCATGGTA
Encoded proteins:
- a CDS encoding acyl-CoA dehydratase activase; its protein translation is MISIGIDVGSVAAKAVAFNGEKIMATAIIPTGWSPKESGNRLLEEILNKSQLTLDEVHAIVGTGYGRVSLDFINKKVTEITCHGRGAHFINPEIRTVIDIGGQDSKVIRLNESGLVMDFLMNDKCAAGTGRFLQVMANTMEMDVSQLSETAGDAKPENINSMCTVFAESEVISLMAEGASKESIAAGLLQSVCNKTYSLVSRVGAEDQVFFSGGVSQNPLLKKYLSDKLGVEIQVSDLSQFIGAIGAAIIAYEL
- a CDS encoding response regulator transcription factor — translated: MVGSRILLVEDEKNLRKLVATYLKKEMVSVIEAADGKEALVLWEEEQYDLIIVDIMLPEYDGWTICKRIREKSNVPILILTARSEEHDKLFGFDLGVDDYMTKPFSVKELVARVKALLKRSNRQLSTETLIVQGLKVDKKGHQVFLQGERLMLTPKEYDLLLIFLHNQNQALSREVILDGVWGYDYYGDLRTVDTHVKRLRHKLKEMGEQIKTVRGLGYRFEVTK